The following coding sequences are from one Mugil cephalus isolate CIBA_MC_2020 chromosome 9, CIBA_Mcephalus_1.1, whole genome shotgun sequence window:
- the LOC125014105 gene encoding arfaptin-2-like isoform X1: MMADNIMSKAATMEIPINSNGDTGTLPEDDSLEQDLQQVMVSGPNLNETSIVSGGYGGPAGGIIPTSSIKGPAIRFNPEYLDRRRAPAPGPDIRMKSRGVNLAHSQSAAGRLAQHTDHHPGSSGHNANSTEEVSRGVAVEKLDTVKKWGINTYKCTKQMFSERFGRGSRTVDLELEAQIDVLRDTKSKYENVLRLATALINHFQSMVQTQQALGDTFTDLSQKSPELQDEFGYNAETQKLLCKNGEALLGAINFFVSSVNTLVNKTMEDTLLTIKQYENARLEFDAYRSDLEELSLGPRDAATMVRIELAQHDYQVHRDKYERLRSDVTIKLKFLEENKVKVMHKQLLLFHNAISAYFAGNQQQLEQTLIQFNVKLKPPGADKPSWLEEQ; this comes from the exons ATGATGGCAGACAATATCATGAGCAAGGCTGCAACCATGGAGATCCCCATTAACAGCAATGGAGACACAGGGACTCTGCCAGAGGATGACAGCCTGGAGCAG GATCTGCAGCAGGTGATGGTTTCCGGACCCAACCTAAATGAAACCAGCATTGTCTCGGGAGGTTATGGAGGACCTGCAGGGGGCATCATTCCTACCAGCTCCATTAAAG GGCCTGCAATACGCTTCAACCCTGAGTATCTGGACAGAAGACGAGCCCCTGCACCGGGACCAG ACATTCGCATGAAATCCCGGGGCGTTAACTTGGCTCACAGTCAGTCTGCAGCCGGTCGACTTGCCCAGCACACCGACCATCATCCAG GGTCGTCCGGTCATAACGCCAATTCAACTGAAGAAGTTTCTCGCGGTGTGGCAGTGGAGAAACTGGACACTGTAAAGAAATGGGGCATAAACACATACAAG TGCACGAAGCAGATGTTCTCAGAGAGGTTTGGCCGAGGCTCACGGACGGTAGACCTGGAACTCGAGGCTCAGATAGATGTCTTGAGGGACACGAAGAGCAAGTACGAAAACGTCCTAAGACTTGCCACTGCGCTCATCAATCACTTTCAAAGCATGGTGCAGACGCAGCAGGCTTTAGGAGACACCTTCACCGACCTCAGCCAGAAGTCCCCAGAGCTGCAG GATGAGTTTGGATACaatgcagaaacacagaagcTGTTATGTAAGAATGGAGAGGCTCTGCTTGGTGCCATCAACTTCTTTGTTTCCAGTGTCAACACCCTAGTTAACAAAACCATGGAAGATACTTTACTGACCATTAAGCAGTATGAAAATGCAAG ACTCGAGTTTGACGCCTATCGCTCTGACCTGGAGGAGCTGAGTTTGGGTCCAAGGGATGCAGCCACCATGGTTCGCATTGAGTTGGCTCAGCACGACTACCAGGTCCACAGAGACAAATACGAAAGGCTGCGCAGTGACGTCACCATCAAGCTTAAATTCCTGGAGGAAAACAAG gtGAAGGTGATGCACAAGCAGCTGCTTCTCTTCCATAATGCTATCTCGGCTTACTTTGCTGGCAACCAGCAGCAACTGGAACAAACTCTAATACAGTTCAATGTAAAGTTAAAGCCCCCAGGAGCAGACAAGCCATCCTGGCTGGAGGAGCAGTAA
- the fhdc4 gene encoding FH2 domain-containing protein 1, translating to MQPGGPSAPPPPPPPPPPPPPPPPPPPPPAPPAPGLPPSIDGPGFTRGAHRRSKMRNFNWETLPKHSVIGKHNIWTVDKPDGEYELDTVHMEELFSHKQQQQKALSVRGQPAAAAAVGEMVSILSSKRSMNIGIFLKQFKRPLKDMIEEIKSGSNQIFGPGKLRELCKMLPEEGEVRKLVGFKGDPSALPDADLFMLMLVKIPRYEERLSSLVLKEEFFPLMDEMKKLIGTLTAAGTELLESDNLHSIIRLVLKTGNYMNAGGYAGSAVGFRMSSLLKLVDTKANKPGMNLMHYVVMQAQKADMALLKFPEQLKHIEEAAKVNKAELEAEIQRQIKKVQDAKADTLKQEDLKAQMEDFLKEAELCLAEIESDLQELQSVSDSVAEYFCEDPEKFRLEECCSIFNSFCEKFLKAMQENKARETADLKRRHRDRLENAAKRRSTATCSSRDKEMEGVALESVLQNFLTKSTSRRRSGKISSTQGSPVCGSPDNGSLSEITSQTNLPTGNQKHLGSFRAKDIGKKEWNSAAELTGILSQKTVQPKAEDNKAESVIPHKEENKVSTKEDFINPAKRTASISTARSFSATTEDGEEDLQDNDKEEAQRLREASKKVLRFQSRGASVEYTQENEKSPGARKALPRQRTLDEDTGSYPGDPTNEDLLQFLSDSPSSPKRSLGRRHTMPTKVPKTEEEDESVWTQPPARTPNTGSQEKATLPGEGAVHTSSKPVFDFPDTSPNLKKSGAGDQNLPQDQETKSVEPTGNHVNSENISPRSVWFKTETGSGIFFSFLKRLGDMSKTQNSKETVHKSTGSGV from the exons ATGCAACCAGGAGGTCCATCcgctcctcctccgccaccaccacctcctcctcctcctcctcctccaccgccaccgcctcctccacctgcccCTCCAGCCCCTGGCCTTCCTCCATCCATAGATGGCCCTGGATTCACCAGGGGAGCGCACCGGCGCTCCAAGATGCGCAACTTCAACTGGGAAACGCTTCCAAAACACAGCGTGATAGGAAAGCACAACATCTGGACGGTTGACAAACCTGACGGGGAATATGAGCTGGACACCGTTCATATGGAGGAGTTGTTCAGCCataaacagcaacagcaaaagGCCCTGAGTGTGAGGGGCcagccagctgctgctgctgcagtagGGGAAATG GTTTCCATCCTCAGCTCCAAGAGGAGCATGAACATCGGAATCTTCCTGAAGCAGTTCAAGCG GCCTTTGAAAGACATGattgaagaaattaaatcagGAAGTAATCAAATTTTTGGTCCTGGAAAACTGCGGGAGCTGTGCAAGATGCTGCCAGAGGAAGGCGAG GTGAGGAAGCTGGTTGGTTTTAAAGGCGACCCCTCTGCCCTCCCTGATGCAGATTTGTTCATGCTAATGCTGGTCAAGATTCCCAG GTATGAAGAGCGTCTCAGCAGCTTGGTGCTTAAAGAGGAATTTTTTCCCCtaatggatgaaatgaaaaagctaATTGGTACCTTGACAGCTGCTGGAACAG AGCTGCTAGAGTCGGATAATCTCCATTCTATCATCCGTTTGGTGCTGAAGACAGGAAATTACATGAATGCT GGTGGTTATGCTGGCAGCGCAGTTGGCTTCCGAATGTCTTCCCTGCTAAAGCTAGTGGATaccaaagcaaacaaacctGGAATGAATCTTATGCATTACGTCGTGATG CAAGCCCAGAAGGCAGATATGGCCCTGCTCAAATTTCcggaacaactcaaacacattGAAGAAGCAGCAAA agTAAATAAAGCTGAGCTCGAAGCAGAGATTCAAAGACAGATAAAGAAAGTACAAGATGCTAAAGCAGACACCTTGAAGCAGGAAGATCTAAAGGCACAAATGGAGGATTTTCTAAAG GAAGCTGAGCTCTGCTTGGCAGAAATAGAGTCTGATCTTCAGGAGCTGCAGTCGGTAAGCGACTCTGTGGCAGAATACTTCTGTGAGGATCCTGAAAAGTTCAGACTGGAGGAGTGTTGCTCCATTTTCAACTCCTTTTGTGAGAAATTCCTGAAGGCCATGCAG GAAAACAAGGCCAGAGAGACGGCGGATTTGAAGCGGAGGCacagagacagactagagaACGCGGCCAAGCGCAGGTCTACGGCTACCTGCTCCAGCAGAGACAAGGAAATGGAAGGCGTCGCATTAGAATCCGTACTGCAAAACTTTCTCACCAAGTCTACCtccaggagaagatctggaAAGATCTCCTCTACTCAGGGAAGTCCAGTGTGCGGGAGCCCTGATAACGGGAGTCTATCAGAAATTACTTCACAAACAAACCTCCCCACTGGAAATCAAAAGCATCTGGGTTCTTTTAGAGCAAAGGACATTGGCAAAAAAGAGTGGAACTCGGCAGCTGAACTCACTGGGATTTTATCACAAAAGACAGTCCAGCCGAAAGCTGAGGATAACAAGGCCGAAAGTGTCATTCCTCATAAAGAGGAGAATAAAGTTTCCACAAAAGAGGATTTTATAAACCCAGCCAAAAGGACTGCTAGCATAAGCACAGCTAGATCTTTTTCAGCTACCACTGAAGATGGTGAGGAAGATCTACAAGACAATGATAAGGAGGAGGCCCAGAGGTTGCGTGAAGCATCTAAAAAAGTTTTGCGTTTTCAGAGCCGTGGTGCCTCCGTGGAGTACACTCAAGAAAATGAGAAATCTCCTGGTGCACGTAAAGCTTTGCCTCGTCAGCGTACCTTGGATGAGGACACGGGGAGCTATCCCGGAGACCCGACCAATGAGGATTTGCTTCAATTTTTGTCCGACTCTCCGTCCTCCCCTAAACGTAGCTTGGGCCGCCGACACACTATGCCTACCAAAGTCCCTAAAACTGAGGAAGAGGACGAAAGTGTGTGGACTCAGCCTCCAGCTAGAACTCCAAATACTGGGTCACAAGAAAAGGCAACATTGCCAGGAGAGGGTGCAGTACACACTTCATCAAAACCAGTGTTTGATTTTCCTGACACTTCTCCCAACTTGAAAAAATCTGGTGCTGGTGACCAGAATTTACCTCAAGACCAAGAGACGAAATCAGTTGAGCCCACAGGTAACCACGTTAATAGTGAAAATATTTCTCCTAGGAGTGTGTGGTTTAAGACTGAGACTGGATCTGGaatatttttcagctttttgaAACGGCTCGGAGATATGAGCAAAACGCAGAACAGCAAGGAAACTGTTCATAAAAGCACGGGTTCTGGTGTGTAG
- the LOC125014105 gene encoding arfaptin-2-like isoform X2 — MMADNIMSKAATMEIPINSNGDTGTLPEDDSLEQDLQQVMVSGPNLNETSIVSGGYGGPAGGIIPTSSIKDIRMKSRGVNLAHSQSAAGRLAQHTDHHPGSSGHNANSTEEVSRGVAVEKLDTVKKWGINTYKCTKQMFSERFGRGSRTVDLELEAQIDVLRDTKSKYENVLRLATALINHFQSMVQTQQALGDTFTDLSQKSPELQDEFGYNAETQKLLCKNGEALLGAINFFVSSVNTLVNKTMEDTLLTIKQYENARLEFDAYRSDLEELSLGPRDAATMVRIELAQHDYQVHRDKYERLRSDVTIKLKFLEENKVKVMHKQLLLFHNAISAYFAGNQQQLEQTLIQFNVKLKPPGADKPSWLEEQ; from the exons ATGATGGCAGACAATATCATGAGCAAGGCTGCAACCATGGAGATCCCCATTAACAGCAATGGAGACACAGGGACTCTGCCAGAGGATGACAGCCTGGAGCAG GATCTGCAGCAGGTGATGGTTTCCGGACCCAACCTAAATGAAACCAGCATTGTCTCGGGAGGTTATGGAGGACCTGCAGGGGGCATCATTCCTACCAGCTCCATTAAAG ACATTCGCATGAAATCCCGGGGCGTTAACTTGGCTCACAGTCAGTCTGCAGCCGGTCGACTTGCCCAGCACACCGACCATCATCCAG GGTCGTCCGGTCATAACGCCAATTCAACTGAAGAAGTTTCTCGCGGTGTGGCAGTGGAGAAACTGGACACTGTAAAGAAATGGGGCATAAACACATACAAG TGCACGAAGCAGATGTTCTCAGAGAGGTTTGGCCGAGGCTCACGGACGGTAGACCTGGAACTCGAGGCTCAGATAGATGTCTTGAGGGACACGAAGAGCAAGTACGAAAACGTCCTAAGACTTGCCACTGCGCTCATCAATCACTTTCAAAGCATGGTGCAGACGCAGCAGGCTTTAGGAGACACCTTCACCGACCTCAGCCAGAAGTCCCCAGAGCTGCAG GATGAGTTTGGATACaatgcagaaacacagaagcTGTTATGTAAGAATGGAGAGGCTCTGCTTGGTGCCATCAACTTCTTTGTTTCCAGTGTCAACACCCTAGTTAACAAAACCATGGAAGATACTTTACTGACCATTAAGCAGTATGAAAATGCAAG ACTCGAGTTTGACGCCTATCGCTCTGACCTGGAGGAGCTGAGTTTGGGTCCAAGGGATGCAGCCACCATGGTTCGCATTGAGTTGGCTCAGCACGACTACCAGGTCCACAGAGACAAATACGAAAGGCTGCGCAGTGACGTCACCATCAAGCTTAAATTCCTGGAGGAAAACAAG gtGAAGGTGATGCACAAGCAGCTGCTTCTCTTCCATAATGCTATCTCGGCTTACTTTGCTGGCAACCAGCAGCAACTGGAACAAACTCTAATACAGTTCAATGTAAAGTTAAAGCCCCCAGGAGCAGACAAGCCATCCTGGCTGGAGGAGCAGTAA
- the LOC125014105 gene encoding arfaptin-2-like isoform X4: MMADNIMSKAATMEIPINSNGDTGTLPEDDSLEQDLQQVMVSGPNLNETSIVSGGYGGPAGGIIPTSSIKGSSGHNANSTEEVSRGVAVEKLDTVKKWGINTYKCTKQMFSERFGRGSRTVDLELEAQIDVLRDTKSKYENVLRLATALINHFQSMVQTQQALGDTFTDLSQKSPELQDEFGYNAETQKLLCKNGEALLGAINFFVSSVNTLVNKTMEDTLLTIKQYENARLEFDAYRSDLEELSLGPRDAATMVRIELAQHDYQVHRDKYERLRSDVTIKLKFLEENKVKVMHKQLLLFHNAISAYFAGNQQQLEQTLIQFNVKLKPPGADKPSWLEEQ, translated from the exons ATGATGGCAGACAATATCATGAGCAAGGCTGCAACCATGGAGATCCCCATTAACAGCAATGGAGACACAGGGACTCTGCCAGAGGATGACAGCCTGGAGCAG GATCTGCAGCAGGTGATGGTTTCCGGACCCAACCTAAATGAAACCAGCATTGTCTCGGGAGGTTATGGAGGACCTGCAGGGGGCATCATTCCTACCAGCTCCATTAAAG GGTCGTCCGGTCATAACGCCAATTCAACTGAAGAAGTTTCTCGCGGTGTGGCAGTGGAGAAACTGGACACTGTAAAGAAATGGGGCATAAACACATACAAG TGCACGAAGCAGATGTTCTCAGAGAGGTTTGGCCGAGGCTCACGGACGGTAGACCTGGAACTCGAGGCTCAGATAGATGTCTTGAGGGACACGAAGAGCAAGTACGAAAACGTCCTAAGACTTGCCACTGCGCTCATCAATCACTTTCAAAGCATGGTGCAGACGCAGCAGGCTTTAGGAGACACCTTCACCGACCTCAGCCAGAAGTCCCCAGAGCTGCAG GATGAGTTTGGATACaatgcagaaacacagaagcTGTTATGTAAGAATGGAGAGGCTCTGCTTGGTGCCATCAACTTCTTTGTTTCCAGTGTCAACACCCTAGTTAACAAAACCATGGAAGATACTTTACTGACCATTAAGCAGTATGAAAATGCAAG ACTCGAGTTTGACGCCTATCGCTCTGACCTGGAGGAGCTGAGTTTGGGTCCAAGGGATGCAGCCACCATGGTTCGCATTGAGTTGGCTCAGCACGACTACCAGGTCCACAGAGACAAATACGAAAGGCTGCGCAGTGACGTCACCATCAAGCTTAAATTCCTGGAGGAAAACAAG gtGAAGGTGATGCACAAGCAGCTGCTTCTCTTCCATAATGCTATCTCGGCTTACTTTGCTGGCAACCAGCAGCAACTGGAACAAACTCTAATACAGTTCAATGTAAAGTTAAAGCCCCCAGGAGCAGACAAGCCATCCTGGCTGGAGGAGCAGTAA
- the LOC125014105 gene encoding arfaptin-2-like isoform X3, protein MMADNIMSKAATMEIPINSNGDTGTLPEDDSLEQDLQQVMVSGPNLNETSIVSGGYGGPAGGIIPTSSIKGPAIRFNPEYLDRRRAPAPGPGSSGHNANSTEEVSRGVAVEKLDTVKKWGINTYKCTKQMFSERFGRGSRTVDLELEAQIDVLRDTKSKYENVLRLATALINHFQSMVQTQQALGDTFTDLSQKSPELQDEFGYNAETQKLLCKNGEALLGAINFFVSSVNTLVNKTMEDTLLTIKQYENARLEFDAYRSDLEELSLGPRDAATMVRIELAQHDYQVHRDKYERLRSDVTIKLKFLEENKVKVMHKQLLLFHNAISAYFAGNQQQLEQTLIQFNVKLKPPGADKPSWLEEQ, encoded by the exons ATGATGGCAGACAATATCATGAGCAAGGCTGCAACCATGGAGATCCCCATTAACAGCAATGGAGACACAGGGACTCTGCCAGAGGATGACAGCCTGGAGCAG GATCTGCAGCAGGTGATGGTTTCCGGACCCAACCTAAATGAAACCAGCATTGTCTCGGGAGGTTATGGAGGACCTGCAGGGGGCATCATTCCTACCAGCTCCATTAAAG GGCCTGCAATACGCTTCAACCCTGAGTATCTGGACAGAAGACGAGCCCCTGCACCGGGACCAG GGTCGTCCGGTCATAACGCCAATTCAACTGAAGAAGTTTCTCGCGGTGTGGCAGTGGAGAAACTGGACACTGTAAAGAAATGGGGCATAAACACATACAAG TGCACGAAGCAGATGTTCTCAGAGAGGTTTGGCCGAGGCTCACGGACGGTAGACCTGGAACTCGAGGCTCAGATAGATGTCTTGAGGGACACGAAGAGCAAGTACGAAAACGTCCTAAGACTTGCCACTGCGCTCATCAATCACTTTCAAAGCATGGTGCAGACGCAGCAGGCTTTAGGAGACACCTTCACCGACCTCAGCCAGAAGTCCCCAGAGCTGCAG GATGAGTTTGGATACaatgcagaaacacagaagcTGTTATGTAAGAATGGAGAGGCTCTGCTTGGTGCCATCAACTTCTTTGTTTCCAGTGTCAACACCCTAGTTAACAAAACCATGGAAGATACTTTACTGACCATTAAGCAGTATGAAAATGCAAG ACTCGAGTTTGACGCCTATCGCTCTGACCTGGAGGAGCTGAGTTTGGGTCCAAGGGATGCAGCCACCATGGTTCGCATTGAGTTGGCTCAGCACGACTACCAGGTCCACAGAGACAAATACGAAAGGCTGCGCAGTGACGTCACCATCAAGCTTAAATTCCTGGAGGAAAACAAG gtGAAGGTGATGCACAAGCAGCTGCTTCTCTTCCATAATGCTATCTCGGCTTACTTTGCTGGCAACCAGCAGCAACTGGAACAAACTCTAATACAGTTCAATGTAAAGTTAAAGCCCCCAGGAGCAGACAAGCCATCCTGGCTGGAGGAGCAGTAA